The Candidatus Omnitrophota bacterium genome segment CAGTGGTTACTGCGGGGCAATGGTTTTAATGTAATAGACACAGGATACTTTGTATATTGTAACGGCAATACCGCGCTTGAAAAATTTGATGGAAGGCTGGAGTTTAACCTAACGCTTATTCCTTATGAGGGGGATGATAGCTGGGTTAGCGGCACCATCAAAGAAATACATAAATGTTTAAATAGCAATACAATCCCGCTCTCCGCGCAAAACTGCGATATGTGCGCCTACCGTAAAGCTGTTTCTGAAGTGTCAGGAGATAAAACATGAAAAGCAAAGTATATTTAGTTAGCCTTGGGAATTCAGAAAAGGTTCAGGTGGTTGGTGATAAGCTTAAACGATTACTTGAGGGAAGCCGCGTTTTGGATTTTATCCAGCTGAATAATAGAGTTGCGGTGAAGATGCATTTCGGCGAAGAGGGCAATACCGGATTCGTAAAGCCGGAATACTTACGCATAATTTGCGATAAAATAACTGCTTTGAAAGCAGCAGCATTCATATCCGATACCAATACGCTTTACCGCGGCAGACGCACTAATTCTGTCGACCATTTAGCCCTTGCCCGTGAACATGGTTTTACCCTTCAGGCAACGGGAGCAGAAATAATAGTGCCGGATGATACTGAAAAAAAGAATGTCGTTGAGGTACCTATCAACCAGAAATTTATTAAATCGGCTAAAGTGGCGCGGCTCTTTGTGGATGCTGATGCCCTTGTGGGAGTCAGCCATTTTAAGGGCCATATTATGACTGGTTTCGGAGGAGCGCTAAAAAATATTGGAATGGGTTGCGCGGCGCGCGAAGGCAAGCTGCAGCAGCATTCTGAAGTTTCACCGGTTGTGTATCAGGATAAATGCACGGGTTGTGGTGAGTGTGAGAAAGCCTGCCCGGTAGGAGCGATTACGATTCAAAATAATAAATCGGTTATTGATGGCGCAAAATGTATCGGTTGCGCAACTTGTATTGCGGTTTGCCCGAGTTTAGCGATAGATGTCCCTTGGGGATCGGGCGCGGCCACTATTCAGGAAAAAATGATTGAATACGCTGCGGCAGTGTTAAAAAACAAAAAAGGAAAATTAGGATTTTTAAATTTTGCGATTAAAATTACCAAGGAATGTGATTGCCTTGCCAAGGATGATCCCCGGATTGTTCCTGATATCGGGATATTAGCATCGTTTGATCCGGTAAGTATTGATCAAGCCGCTTTTGATTTGGTGAATCAGTATTGCGGCAAAGATATTTTTAATGAACTTCATCCTCAGCGCGAAGGTACTAAGCAGCTTAAATACGCCCAAAGATTAGGCCTGGGGAATTTAGATTACGAGTTGATTGAGTTATAAATTATGGATAAAGTTTTAGAAGGATTAAATAAGGAACAGATAGAAGCGGTTACGCATAAAGAGGGGCCGCTGTTAATTATTGCCGGCGCAGGCACAGGTAAAACGCGGGTAATTACTCAGCGCATCGCATGGTTGATTAATCAGGGCCTGGCTAAAACCGATGAAATCCTCGCCCTTACTTTTACCGATAAAGCAGCCAAAGAAATGCAGGAGCGCGTGGATATCTTGATGCCGTATGGTTATACGGATATTTGGATTTCTACATTTCACGCTTTTGGTGACCGCATCCTGCGTGAGAATGCTTTAGTTGCTGGATTAAATCCTGATTTTAAAGTGCTTGCCGGCCCTGAGGCTGCGGTATTTTTCCGTGAACATATTTTTGAGTTTACGCTTAATTATTATCGTCCGTTAGCTGAGCCTACCCGTTTTATCGAAGCATTGATTTCGTTTTTCAGCCGGGCAAAAGATGAGGATATTTCAGCTGGCGAATATTTAAAATACGCGCAGGATTTTTTAATCCAGGCAAAGAGTAATCCGCTAGATAAGGCCGCAGAAGAATTGGCAGTGCAGCAGATGGAGGTGGCTAGAGCCTATGATAAATACCAGGAGCTTTTGGCAAAAGAAGGATTGGTGGATTTTGGTAATCAATTTTATTTAAGTCTGCAGCTATTGCGTGAGCATCCTTTGATTTTACAGAATTACCAGAAGCAATTTAAATATATTCTAGTTGATGAATTTCAGGATACCAACTTTGCGCAGTTTCAGATTGTAAGGCTGCTTGCTGGTTCCTTAAAAAACATTACCGTTGTTGGAGATGATGATCAGTGTATTTATCGGTGGCGCGGGGCAGCCTACAGTAATCTGGTAAATTTTAACAAAGAGTATCCGCAGGCAGAAAAAATTACCTTGATTCAGAATTACCGTTCCAGCCAGCCAATTTTGGATAGCGCTTATCAATTGATTCAAAATAATAATCCGGAACGTTTTGAAGTTAAGGCCAATATTGATAAGCACCTTGTTGGTTTGAGTAAAGAAGGCGGAAGGCCCATTTATTTGCATTTTGATACCCATTCAACGGAAGCTGATAATGTAAGTAAAATTATACAAGATAAGGTAAGTTTAGGTAAGTTTAAGTATAGGGATTTTGCTATTCTTGTACGCTCTAATTCCGATGCTCAAGGCTTTATTCAGTCGTTGAATATGCAGAGTATCCCTTGGCAGTTCAGCGGTAACCAGGGTCTATACGCTCGGGAAGAGGTAAAGCTATGTATTAATTTCTTGCGGGTAATCGCTAATCCTTCGGATTCGTTAAGCTTGTATTATTTGGTGAGTTCTGAGATTTATAAAGTAAATTTAGTCGATTTGTCATTGTGTAATCATTTTGCCCGGCGTAGAAACCGCTCGCTTTATTCTGTGTTTGGCGATTTAGAAAAGATTCCGGAGTTAGCCCAGGTTCAGGATCAGACTAAAGAGGAAGTAAAACAGGTGCTTGTGGAGATTGAAAAATTCCTGCAGGTTTCTCGTGATGAAACAACTGGTAGGTTGCTCTATGCTTTTTTTACTGATACTGGTTATCTTAAATTTTTAACCCATGATCCGACTTTAGAAAAAGAAGCCAAAATTCAGAACATCGCTAAATTTTTTAACCAGGTGCGCGATTTTGAACTAATTGCTAAAGAGGACAGAGTAATTAGTTTTATCAAACATCTGAATCTGTTGATTGATTCCGGAGATGACCCACCGACAGTAGAAGCAGACTTGGATCAGGATGCGGTGAATATCCTGACTATTCATAAAGCCAAAGGCCTGGAGTTTAGGGTTGTTTTTTTAGTTAGTTTGGTACAGGGAAAATTTCCGCTTCGTAAACGCGGCCAGCAGATCGAATTACCAGATGCTTTGATTAAAGAAGTCCTGCCTACTGGAGATTTTCATATTCAGGAGGAGCGCCGGCTTTTTTATGTAGGAATGACCCGCTCTAAAGAAGAGTTGTATCTGACTAGCGCTGATGATTATGGCGGCAAGCGCCTTCGTAAGGTGAGTCAATTTGTGATTGAGGCTTTAGGTAAACTTGCCGCGCAGGATATTGAGAAAAAGAAAACTGCGGCCATTGAAAGTATTGCGCGTTTTGCTCCAGTTAAGGAGTTACCTAAATCAGGCCTGCAAGAGATCCCTGAAGATAAGTTAGTTACTCTAAGTTATTATCAGATTGATGATTATTTAACTTGTCCTCTGAAATATAAATATGTAAATATTCTGCGCGTGCCAATTATGGAGCATCACACGGTTATTTACGGCCGGGCGATGCATGAGGCGGTAAGCCAATATTTATTACGGAAGCTCAATGGTACTAAGGCGACCATAGATGAGCTTTTAGATTGTTTTGAAGCTAATTTCGACCCCCAAGGGTTTTTAGATGTTAATCATCAAGAGGAACGTTTTCGCATTGGCAGAGAAGCTTTAGTCAGATTTTATAAAGATGAAGAAAACCGTAAATCTCTCCCCAAATTTATTGAAAAAGATTTTTCTTTTGTGATTGGGGATAATAAAATCAGTGGTAGGTTTGACCGTATCGATATGGAACATGGTGGCGCGGTGATTATGGATTTTAAGACCTCGGAAGTTAAAATACAGAAAGATGCTGATAAACGTGTCAAGGAAAACAAGCAGCTGGCGCTTTATGGTTTGGCGTATCAGCATATATTCGGAGTTTTACCTGTTGCGGTAAAATTATACTTTTTAGAGTCTGGAATTATCGGCCGGCATGAGCTAAGTGAAGATGATTTAGAAGAGGTAAGAGAAGATATTTTGAAAGTTTCCGCGGGTATCAGGCGTCAGAATTATCCGGCTAAACCGGAATATAAAGCCTGCACTTACTGCGCTTACAACCAAATCTGCCCATCTGCGGTAATTCGCTAGTAAAAAGGGGACGTTTCCCCCTGGGGGGAACGTCCCCTTTTTACACTAATAGAGGTTGACAGACGGCGGTATTTGGATTAAAGTATAAAGAAGAGTAAAGGGCATGAAAGTGATTATTTCGATATGGATTTGGATCTGTAGTATTTTACTGACTATTCTGCTGTTTTTTGTGGTTTTAGTTTTAACCATTCTGCTTTTCCCGTTTGATAAAAAAAAGAAGGTTACCCACGCGCAGTGTTTCTGGTGGTCGGATGCGGTAATTAGCTTAAATCCTTTCTGGAACGTAAAAGTCAAAGGCCTGGAGAACATTGACCATAATAAAACCTATGTAATCATTGCTAACCACCAGAGCTTGGCCGATATTGTGGTGCTTTATCAGCTCAAAAGCCAGTTTAAATGGGTAGCTAAAGCAAGTTTATTTAAACTCCCATTTGTCGGATGGTGTCTGAGCTTGATT includes the following:
- a CDS encoding DUF362 domain-containing protein, which translates into the protein MKSKVYLVSLGNSEKVQVVGDKLKRLLEGSRVLDFIQLNNRVAVKMHFGEEGNTGFVKPEYLRIICDKITALKAAAFISDTNTLYRGRRTNSVDHLALAREHGFTLQATGAEIIVPDDTEKKNVVEVPINQKFIKSAKVARLFVDADALVGVSHFKGHIMTGFGGALKNIGMGCAAREGKLQQHSEVSPVVYQDKCTGCGECEKACPVGAITIQNNKSVIDGAKCIGCATCIAVCPSLAIDVPWGSGAATIQEKMIEYAAAVLKNKKGKLGFLNFAIKITKECDCLAKDDPRIVPDIGILASFDPVSIDQAAFDLVNQYCGKDIFNELHPQREGTKQLKYAQRLGLGNLDYELIEL
- a CDS encoding UvrD-helicase domain-containing protein gives rise to the protein MDKVLEGLNKEQIEAVTHKEGPLLIIAGAGTGKTRVITQRIAWLINQGLAKTDEILALTFTDKAAKEMQERVDILMPYGYTDIWISTFHAFGDRILRENALVAGLNPDFKVLAGPEAAVFFREHIFEFTLNYYRPLAEPTRFIEALISFFSRAKDEDISAGEYLKYAQDFLIQAKSNPLDKAAEELAVQQMEVARAYDKYQELLAKEGLVDFGNQFYLSLQLLREHPLILQNYQKQFKYILVDEFQDTNFAQFQIVRLLAGSLKNITVVGDDDQCIYRWRGAAYSNLVNFNKEYPQAEKITLIQNYRSSQPILDSAYQLIQNNNPERFEVKANIDKHLVGLSKEGGRPIYLHFDTHSTEADNVSKIIQDKVSLGKFKYRDFAILVRSNSDAQGFIQSLNMQSIPWQFSGNQGLYAREEVKLCINFLRVIANPSDSLSLYYLVSSEIYKVNLVDLSLCNHFARRRNRSLYSVFGDLEKIPELAQVQDQTKEEVKQVLVEIEKFLQVSRDETTGRLLYAFFTDTGYLKFLTHDPTLEKEAKIQNIAKFFNQVRDFELIAKEDRVISFIKHLNLLIDSGDDPPTVEADLDQDAVNILTIHKAKGLEFRVVFLVSLVQGKFPLRKRGQQIELPDALIKEVLPTGDFHIQEERRLFYVGMTRSKEELYLTSADDYGGKRLRKVSQFVIEALGKLAAQDIEKKKTAAIESIARFAPVKELPKSGLQEIPEDKLVTLSYYQIDDYLTCPLKYKYVNILRVPIMEHHTVIYGRAMHEAVSQYLLRKLNGTKATIDELLDCFEANFDPQGFLDVNHQEERFRIGREALVRFYKDEENRKSLPKFIEKDFSFVIGDNKISGRFDRIDMEHGGAVIMDFKTSEVKIQKDADKRVKENKQLALYGLAYQHIFGVLPVAVKLYFLESGIIGRHELSEDDLEEVREDILKVSAGIRRQNYPAKPEYKACTYCAYNQICPSAVIR